In Aedes albopictus strain Foshan chromosome 3, AalbF5, whole genome shotgun sequence, the following are encoded in one genomic region:
- the LOC134289800 gene encoding uncharacterized protein LOC134289800 gives MSEPHTPEVEVEPACNYAACEHPDKAGEFVQCDKCGSWWHFTCAGVTGSIADRAWSCSKCTTTSIISPGGEGSASVLARNLTLLRERHEREKKRMELELQRKFLDEQQRLLDISAAEDVGSTGSRVLNDWLNGHEGEEGAVGGTANPPAASQIQPPGIPKEPDAVQVIKDLQAQLAYYQRASVMPPPPQNQLSELNRQLELCRAQLEKLNIPDSRPVAGRPNATSTPPFNDPCVPFNSERPLQLPRLFSQGAVPKHIPRQAVSRPEPVALDSSVPPAFAEPRRPPVAHPVNSSGIEGSNYSVGNPQYRRLGNYVPPNVGPTQQQLAARQSLGRDLPVFSGNPADWPIFVSNYNYTTAACGFTDGENMLRLQRCLKGAALESVRSRLILPAATPQVIETLRMRYGRPELLINALLEKVRSIPAPRSDRLDGLIEFGVAVQSLCDHIEAANEHDHLSNPSLVQELVSKLPADQKLMWAGYKRGVPIVNLKTFSDYMMEVVEDASSVISFEPEVRKPAKKVTSKGFINSHNADVPEEASGPKVAKQRECMVCSKSGHYVKECGIFKAYTVDERWRKVRALGLCQNCLFGHGRRSCRIASRCNVDGCQLRHHSLLHSAQRPTQVVENHTHQLMGSKVLFRIIPVTLHGPAGAIDTFAFLDEGSSLTLIESELANQLGVHGHSRSLCLRWTGNTSRVEHKSQAVTAVISGSSMKQRYTLRDAQTVESLNLPTQSFLFDEALRQFGHLKGLPIQSYHNAKPKILIGVDNLRLAVPLRIKEGPGSDLIATKTRLGWCVYGRQQGKTRSEYSLHICECSCDDKLQDSLKEFYAIEEVGVKPPETIMSNDDRRAWDLMKTITKRVGNRYETGLLWIKDDIEFPQSYGMAVRRLQCLERRMERNPKLKENLHRQIAEYQEKAYAHKVTPGELSKVDAKKIWFLPIGAVINPKKPDKVRIVLDAAAKVKGMSLNSFLLKGPDQLVSLLAVFFNFRLFAVAVTADIREMFHQLRIRQEDKYAQCFLWRVAPNDEPETYVMDVAIFGAACSPALAQYAKNTNAIEHADRFPRAAQGILKSTYVDDYLDSFGSVEEAKRIATEVRMVNEHGGFDLRNWRSNSRAVMEHMGETEVTHEQKICLSEDRRPNASLETERVLGMLWDPSKDQLFFCTRMNDETTSLINEGARPTKRQILRCVMSLFDPLGLLSPFVIHGKVLVQDLWRAGLEWDEPVGDGAFVRWRKWIDAMEWVATIRIPRCYFALATECTYCNAQLHAFADASPSAYSCAVYLRIVGQDGIVQCTLVAAKAKVAPLKPLSVPRLELQACVLAARLIKFVETNHPIVVAKRFLWTDSRTAYSWIRADPRNYRPFVAHRVGEILETTQSNEWRWLPSEDNPADEATKWGSCPYINADSQWFSSSRIMYQPEEQWPDPAVPHVDIEDEIRPCVLHHVEVHHIIEYERFSKWERLRNTMVYVLRFRNNIDKRRLRTVGSPSQQELKTAEEAIIRMVQLEAYPDEVAIIGKNSSLPREKQQHLHKSSSIHKLVPFMDECGILRQNSRIAAAEQAAFGLRFPMILPKQHLVTKLIVEHHHRRFRHAFAETVVNELRQTYAIPKLRSLVRLVSRACLICQLKKSRPAVPPMAPLPPARLAAFVRPFSYVGVDYFGPLLVKLGRSNAKRWIALFTCLTVRAIHLEVAFNLSTDSCISCVRRFVCRRGSPIEFISDNGTNFRGADRILRNQINSGLTATFTNSCTKWSFNPPGAPHMGGAWERLVRSVKSGMEGAYSEGKLDDEGLQTLILEIESIVNGRPLTYLPLESAESEALTPNHFLLGSSMGTKVPSVEIPTALQVRGSYDMIQRQLNHFWVRWVKEYLPVIRRQPKWFLETKPVRKGDLVLIADEGSRNGWIRGMVQEVTEGIDGRIRQATVKTSSGILRRPVSKLAVLDVINGSAVSEDVQMHSGEDVDNKSVEMATLVA, from the coding sequence atgtcGGAACCACATACACCGGAGGTTGAGGTCGAACCAGCCTGTAACTACGCAGCATGCGAGCACCCGGACAAAGCAGGAGAATTCGTTCAGTGCGATAAATGTGGTTCGTGGTGGCACTTTACTTGCGCCGGTGTCACCGGATCCATCGCGGACAGAGCTTGGTCATGCTCGAAGTGCACCACAACATCAATTATCTCTCCGGGTGGTGAAGGCTCTGCAAGTGTTTTAGCTCGAAACCTAACCCTGCTCAGAGAACGGCACGAGCGCGAGAAGAAAAGGATGGAGCTAGAGTTGCAACGGAAGTTCCTCGACGAACAACAGCGCTTATTGGACATATCGGCGGCAGAAGATGTCGGAAGTACAGGTTCTAGGGTGTTAAACGACTGGTTAAACGGTCATGAAGGAGAAGAAGGCGCGGTAGGAGGTACAGCAAACCCGCCAGCAGCCTCTCAAATTCAGccaccagggattcccaaagaaccAGATGCAGTGCAGGTGATCAAGGATTTGCAGGCGCAGCTCGCCTACTATCAGCGCGCGTCTGTGATGCCACCACCGCCTCAAAACCAACTAAGCGAGTTAAATCGTCAGCTAGAACTCTGTAGGGCACAGCTAGAAAAACTCAACATTCCCGATTCGCGCCCAGTTGCAGGAAGGCCGAATGCTACATCTACGCCACCGTTCAACGACCCATGTGTTCCGTTTAATTCTGAACGGCCGTTACAGCTGCCACGGTTATTTTCGCAAGGAGCTGTTCCCAAGCATATTCCCCGACAAGCGGTAAGTAGGCCCGAACCAGTAGCGCTAGACAGCTCGGTGCCGCCTGCTTTCGCCGAACCGCGGCGCCCTCCGGTAGCGCATCCAGTCAATTCAAGCGGCATAGAAGGTTCCAACTATTCCGTTGGAAACCCACAGTATCGTAGGCTCGGGAACTACGTACCACCAAATGTAGGCCCAACTCAGCAGCAACTCGCGGCTCGTCAATCGCTCGGGCGCGACCTTCCGGTGTTTTCAGGAAACCCCGCTGACTGGCCGATATTTGTATCGAACTACAATTACACCACTGCCGCTTGCGGATTCACCGATGGGGAGAATATGCTTCGGTTGCAAAGGTGTCTCAAAGGCGCCGCGTTAGAGAGCGTCCGAAGTCGGTTGATATTGCCAGCAGCAACTCCTCAAGTCATCGAAACGCTCAGGATGCGTTATGGGCGACCAGAACTTTTGATTAACGCTCTACTCGAAAAGGTTCGATCAATCCCGGCGCCGAGGTCGGATAGACTGGACGGACTCATCGAGTTCGGCGTAGCGGTACAATCATTGTGTGACCATATAGAGGCTGCCAACGAACACGACCACTTGTCGAACCCGTCGCTCGTGCAGGAGCTAGTGTCGAAACTGCCTGCCGATCAAAAACTGATGTGGGCTGGATACAAACGTGGTGTTCCGATAGTGAACTTGAAGACATTCAGCGACTACATGATGGAGGTGGTTGAAGATGCATCCAGCGTGATTTCGTTCGAGCCAGAAGTTCGGAAACCAGCTAAGAAGGTCACGTCGAAGGGCTTCATAAATTCACACAATGCTGACGTCCCTGAGGAAGCTTCAGGACCCAAGGTCGCTAAACAAAGAGAATGTATGGTTTGCAGCAAATCGGGTCATTATGTGAAGGAATGTGGTATCTTCAAAGCGTATACTGTCGATGAACGATGGCGCAAGGTTCGAGCCTTAGGATTGTGCCAGAATTGCTTGTTCGGGCACGGAAGGCGCTCTTGCCGAATTGCAAGCCGGTGTAATGTCGATGGATGCCAGTTACGTCACCACTCTTTGCTACATTCGGCGCAGCGCCCGACCCAAGTCGTTGAAAACCATACCCACCAGCTGATGGGTTCGAAGGTGCTTTTCCGGATTATTCCGGTGACTTTGCACGGTCCGGCTGGAGCAATAGACACATTTGCCTTTTTGGATGAAGGATCGTCCCTCACTTTGATTGAAAGTGAACTGGCAAACCAACTCGGCGTACATGGACATTCGCGGTCATTGTGTCTTCGTTGGACTGGCAATACATCTAGAGTCGAACATAAATCCCAAGCAGTGACCGCCGTCATATCCGGAAGTAGCATGAAACAACGCTATACACTGCGGGACGCACAAACGGTGGAGTCCCTCAATCTCCCAACACAAAGTTTTCTGTTTGATGAGGCGTTGAGACAATTCGGGCATCTTAAAGGGCTCCCGATACAAAGCTACCATAACGCGAAGCCGAAGATTTTGATAGGCGTTGACAACCTGCGCCTTGCCGTGCCATTGAGGATTAAGGAGGGACCTGGCTCCGACCTCATCGCAACCAAAACGCGTCTAGGGTGGTGTGTGTATGGTCGTCAACAAGGGAAGACCAGGAGCGAGTATAGTCTACACATATGCGAATGTTCGTGTGATGATAAATTACAGGATTCGCTCAAAGAATTTTACGCCATAGAGGAGGTTGGCGTGAAACCTCCAGAAACGATAATGTCGAACGACGATCGTCGCGCTTGGGATTTAATGAAAACCATTACCAAGCGCGTTGGAAACCGCTACGAGACGGGCCTTCTTTGGATTAAGGATGACATCGAGTTCCCACAGAGCTACGGAATGGCAGTTAGAAGACTTCAATGTCTAGAGCGACGGATGGAGCGAAATCCCAAATTAAAGGAGAACCTACATCGACAGATCGCTGAATATCAGGAGAAGGCATATGCTCACAAGGTCACGCCAGGAGAACTCAGCAAAGTGGATGCAAAGAAGATATGGTTTCTTCCTATCGGCGCCGTAATCAACCCCAAAAAACCGGACAAGGTCCGAATCGTTCTGGATGCCGCGGCTAAAGTGAAGGGCATGTCGCTCAACAGCTTTCTTCTAAAGGGTCCTGATCAGTTAGTTTCACTTCTTGCTGTTTTCTTCAATTTCCGTCTCTTTGCTGTAGCGGTTACAGCAGATATTCGGGAAATGTTCCACCAGCTGCGAATACGCCAGGAGGACAAATATGCACAATGCTTTCTATGGCGAGTTGCGCCTAACGACGAACCGGAAACGTATGTAATGGACGTGGCTATATTCGGGGCCGCCTGCTCACCAGCATTGGCCCAGTATGCCAAGAACACGAACGCCATAGAACACGCTGATAGATTCCCAAGAGCTGCTCAAGGGATTCTCAAAAGTACGTACGTCGACGACTACTTGGACAGCTTTGGGAGCGTTGAAGAAGCGAAACGGATCGCCACGGAAGTACGGATGGTCAACGAACACGGAGGTTTTGATTTGCGCAACTGGAGATCCAATAGTAGAGCTGTCATGGAGCACATGGGGGAAACCGAAGTAACCCATGAACAGAAAATATGTCTGTCTGAAGATCGACGACCGAATGCCAGTCTGGAAACTGAACGGGTGCTGGGGATGTTATGGGACCCGTCGAAGGACCAACTGTTTTTCTGCACACGTATGAACGACGAAACGACGAGCTTGATCAACGAAGGTGCTAGGCCGACAAAGCGACAAATTTTGCGATGCGTAATGTCACTTTTCGACCCTCTCGGCCTGCTTTCTCCATTCGTAATACATGGAAAGGTCCTCGTACAAGACCTGTGGAGAGCCGGGTTAGAATGGGATGAGCCGGTAGGAGATGGAGCGTTTGTGCGTTGGCGTAAGTGGATCGATGCGATGGAATGGGTGGCAACTATACGAATTCCACGCTGTTACTTCGCCCTCGCAACCGAGTGCACCTATTGCAATGCACAGTTGCACGCGTTCGCAGATGCGAGCCCGTCCGCTTACTCGTGCGCCGTATATTTGAGAATTGTCGGGCAAGATGGTATTGTACAATGCACGTTGGTAGCCGCAAAAGCGAAGGTGGCACCGTTAAAGCCACTTTCCGTTCCGAGACTGGAGCTCCAAGCGTGCGTTCTTGCTGCTCGTCTAATAAAGTTCGTCGAAACAAATCATCCAATCGTTGTCGCTAAAAGATTTTTGTGGACTGATTCTCGAACGGCGTATTCTTGGATTAGAGCAGACCCCCGTAATTATCGTCCTTTCGTTGCTCATCGAGTAGGTGAAATTTTGGAAACGACGCAAAGTAACGAATGGCGATGGCTTCCATCAGAAGATAATCCGGCCGACGAAGCCACGAAATGGGGAAGCTGTCCCTACATCAACGCGGACAGTCAGTGGTTCAGCAGTTCCCGGATAATGTACCAGCCTGAAGAACAATGGCCAGACCCTGCGGTGCCCCACGTCGACATTGAGGATGAAATTCGTCCTTGTGTACTGCACCATGTCGAGGTTCATCACATCATAGAGTACGAACGATTTTCTAAATGGGAAAGGCTCCGAAATACAATGGTCTACGTTCTACGATTCAGGAATAACATCGACAAGCGGCGCTTGAGGACGGTCGGATCaccatcgcagcaggagttgaaaACCGCTGAAGAAGCGATTATAAGGATGGTACAGCTTGAAGCCTATCCCGATGAGGTGGCTATAATAGGGAAAAATAGTTCGCTGCCAAGGGAAAAGCAACAGCATTTACACAAATCCAGCTCGATACATAAGTTAGTGCCCTTTATGGACGAATGTGGCATCCTTCGGCAAAACAGCAGAATAGCCGCCGCTGAACAAGCCGCCTTCGGACTTCGCTTTCCTATGATCTTGCCGAAACAACACCTCGTCACCAAACTGATAGTTGAACATCACCACCGCCGCTTCAGGCATGCCTTTGCCGAGACAGTGGTAAACGAACTCCGCCAAACCTACGCTATACCCAAGTTACGATCCTTAGTGCGTCTCGTGTCACGGGCGTGCCTAATCTGTCAGCTGAAAAAATCTCGCCCCGCCGTCCCTCCTATGGCTCCTTTGCCACCAGCGAGACTAGCTGCTTTCGTACGCCCCTTTAGTTATGTGGGCGTAGACTATTTTGGCCCTCTGCTTGTAAAGCTTGGGAGGTCAAATGCCAAAAGATGGATTGCTTTATTCACATGCTTAACCGTGAGAGCAATCCACCTTGAAGTAGCTTTCAACTTATCGACGGACTCCTGCATCTCGTGTGTCCGACGCTTTGTGTGCCGTAGAGGTTCGCCGATCGAGTTCATTTCCGATAACGGCACGAATTTTCGCGGTGCGGACCGAATATTGCGTAATCAGATCAATAGTGGACTAACGGCTACCTTCACTAATTCATGTACCAAATGGAGCTTCAATCCACCAGGGGCGCCCCACATGGGCGGCGCCTGGGAAAGGCTGGTACGCTCAGTGAAATCGGGAATGGAAGGCGCTTACTCGGAGGGCAAACTAGACGACGAAGGGCTCCAGACTCTGATCCTTGAGATCGAAAGCATTGTCAACGGAAGACCGTTGACTTATCTACCGCTCGAATCAGCAGAATCGGAAGCCCTCACTCCTAATCATTTTTTGTTGGGCAGTTCCATGGGGACTAAGGTACCTTCGGTGGAAATACCAACTGCGCTACAAGTGCGGGGTTCCTACGATATGATTCAGCGCCAATTGAACCATTTTTGGGTGCGCTGGGTGAAAGAGTATCTGCCGGTGATCAGAAGGCAACCAAAGTGGTTTTTGGAAACCAAGCCTGTACGGAAGGGTGATCTAGTACTTATCGCCGACGAAGGATCAAGAAATGGCTGGATACGAGGAATGGTCCAAGAGGTTACGGAGGGCATCGATGGACGAATACGCCAAGCGACGGTGAAGACTTCGAGCGGAATCCTACGTAGGCCAGTATCGAAACTCGCCGTTTTGGATGTAATCAACGGAAGTGCAGTCTCGGAGGATGTCCAGATGCACTCGGGGGAGGATGTGGACAACAAATCCGTCGAGATGGCCACCCTGGTCGCATAA